The Litchfieldia alkalitelluris genome has a window encoding:
- a CDS encoding GH39 family glycosyl hydrolase gives METIQVQLNQVSSFNKNWQYCVGTGRLGLALQKEYLEHLKLAKEKIGFKYIRGHGLLSDDVGIYREIKVGDEVRPFYNFTYIDRIFDSFLELDIRPFIEFGFMPKKLASGDQTIFYWEGNVTPPNDYQKWHDLIVAVVSHFIDRYGIEEVLQWPFEVWNEPNLVNFWKDADKEEYFKLYKVTALAVKSVHPDLQVGGPAICGGADHWITDFLAFCEREEVPVDFVSRHGYTSEAPKKVTPDYYYQDLYEPTDLLDQFKIAKELIEESSFPNLPFHITEYNTSYSPINPVHDTTLNAAYLARTLSEGGDYVDSISYWTFSDVFEELDVPKAQFHGGFGLIGLNQIPKPTFHLFSFFNQLGEEQLYRDDKMLVTRKQNGVISLVAWNVVMEKGEGFERTIELKIPVGFKDGFVKRQTIDENHANPWKVWQQMGRPRFPDKASVETLREAAVPKITTARLEAEEGIVTLLITLTKNEVTLIEINPIRDETESYVGLDDSLITSY, from the coding sequence ATGGAAACCATCCAAGTTCAATTAAACCAGGTTAGTTCGTTTAATAAGAATTGGCAATATTGCGTAGGAACAGGCAGATTAGGGTTAGCGCTTCAAAAGGAATACTTGGAACACCTTAAGTTAGCGAAAGAAAAGATCGGGTTTAAGTATATCAGAGGTCATGGTCTACTATCAGATGATGTTGGAATCTATCGAGAAATAAAGGTTGGGGATGAGGTTCGCCCTTTTTACAACTTTACTTACATTGACCGTATTTTTGATTCTTTTTTAGAATTAGATATTCGTCCTTTTATTGAGTTTGGTTTTATGCCGAAAAAATTAGCCTCTGGTGATCAAACGATCTTTTATTGGGAAGGAAATGTTACCCCACCAAATGATTATCAAAAGTGGCATGATTTAATTGTTGCAGTGGTGTCGCATTTTATTGACCGATACGGCATAGAAGAAGTACTTCAATGGCCGTTTGAGGTGTGGAATGAACCGAACCTTGTTAACTTCTGGAAGGATGCGGATAAGGAGGAGTACTTTAAATTATATAAAGTTACCGCACTTGCCGTGAAATCTGTTCATCCTGATCTACAGGTTGGTGGTCCAGCTATTTGTGGTGGTGCTGATCATTGGATTACTGATTTTCTAGCATTTTGTGAACGTGAAGAAGTGCCGGTTGATTTTGTTTCAAGGCATGGTTATACCTCTGAAGCACCAAAGAAGGTTACTCCAGATTATTATTACCAAGATTTATATGAACCAACAGATTTACTTGATCAATTTAAAATTGCAAAAGAGTTGATAGAGGAATCGTCATTCCCAAATCTACCTTTTCATATTACCGAATATAACACGTCTTATAGCCCGATCAACCCTGTTCATGATACAACCTTAAATGCTGCTTATTTGGCGAGAACGTTGAGTGAGGGTGGAGATTATGTTGACTCCATTTCTTATTGGACTTTCAGTGATGTGTTTGAAGAATTAGATGTACCTAAAGCACAGTTTCATGGCGGATTTGGGTTAATTGGATTAAATCAAATTCCAAAACCAACCTTCCATTTATTCTCGTTTTTTAATCAGCTAGGAGAAGAACAGCTATACCGTGACGACAAGATGTTAGTTACAAGAAAGCAAAACGGTGTGATTTCTCTTGTCGCTTGGAATGTGGTGATGGAAAAAGGAGAAGGCTTCGAAAGAACGATAGAATTAAAAATTCCTGTTGGGTTTAAAGATGGTTTTGTGAAACGACAAACCATTGACGAGAATCATGCGAATCCATGGAAAGTATGGCAACAAATGGGCAGACCAAGATTCCCAGATAAAGCCTCAGTAGAAACATTAAGAGAAGCTGCAGTACCAAAAATAACTACAGCTAGGCTTGAAGCAGAAGAGGGAATCGTTACACTTCTTATTACTCTTACAAAAAACGAAGTAACATTGATAGAAATAAATCCAATACGCGATGAAACTGAAAGCTATGTAGGGTTAGATGATTCATTGATTACTTCTTATTAA
- the uxaC gene encoding glucuronate isomerase: protein MKSFIHDDFILNNEAGRLLYHQFAKDLPIIDYHCHLNPEEIAEDKQFKNITQVWLEGDHYKWRAMRNIGIAEKYITGDADDYEKFKAWAKTVPYCLGNPLYHWTHLELKRVFDVDLLLNEETCQEIWEICNTKLQSPDFSAQKLIEKFKVKMIGTTDDPVDDLLFHKELKEKLPNTKVLASFRPDLFLKISAPTFTQVVENLSKKVDREITSFEEFLAGLKQRVSYFHELGCRISDHGFEYLPYEDCTKEEAEDIFSFRYSGKMITAHEENKFMTYMMLFLGKLYHSHDWVMQLHIGAVRDNNLRMLERIGPNTGYDSINDFELAKPLNSLLGKLDQHNQLPKTILYSLNPAHNEVIATAAGNFQGEGIKGKIQFGSGWWFNDQKDGMIRQLKDLANFGILGTFVGMLTDSRSFLSYTRHEYFRRILCDLIGSWAEKGEVPYDLNLLGKLVEDICYYNARDYFKLHEK from the coding sequence CCATTATTGATTATCATTGCCATTTAAACCCCGAAGAAATTGCTGAAGATAAACAGTTCAAAAACATTACTCAAGTTTGGCTAGAGGGAGATCATTATAAATGGCGGGCTATGAGAAATATCGGGATCGCTGAGAAGTATATTACTGGTGATGCAGATGATTATGAAAAGTTTAAAGCATGGGCTAAAACGGTCCCTTATTGCCTAGGAAATCCTTTATATCATTGGACACATCTTGAATTAAAGCGTGTTTTTGATGTGGATTTACTATTAAATGAGGAGACCTGCCAAGAGATATGGGAGATTTGTAATACCAAATTGCAAAGTCCTGACTTTAGCGCTCAGAAACTCATTGAAAAGTTTAAAGTGAAGATGATTGGTACTACCGATGACCCAGTTGATGATTTACTTTTTCATAAAGAATTGAAGGAGAAGTTACCGAATACAAAAGTTCTAGCATCGTTTCGTCCAGATTTATTTTTGAAAATATCAGCACCTACATTTACCCAGGTGGTTGAGAACTTAAGTAAGAAAGTCGACCGAGAGATTACTAGCTTCGAAGAATTTCTAGCGGGTTTAAAACAGAGAGTCAGCTATTTTCATGAGTTAGGTTGTCGGATTTCAGATCATGGATTTGAATATTTACCATATGAAGATTGTACAAAAGAAGAAGCTGAAGACATTTTTTCATTTCGTTATAGTGGGAAGATGATCACAGCTCATGAAGAGAACAAATTCATGACTTATATGATGCTTTTTCTAGGGAAACTATATCACTCACATGATTGGGTCATGCAGTTACATATTGGAGCAGTCAGAGACAATAATTTAAGAATGCTGGAGCGGATTGGACCTAATACTGGTTATGATTCAATCAATGATTTTGAATTAGCAAAGCCACTGAATTCTTTGTTAGGTAAATTAGATCAACATAATCAATTACCAAAAACGATTCTTTATAGCTTAAATCCTGCCCATAACGAAGTCATCGCTACAGCAGCAGGGAATTTCCAAGGAGAGGGAATTAAGGGGAAAATTCAGTTTGGTTCTGGCTGGTGGTTTAATGATCAAAAAGACGGGATGATCAGACAATTAAAAGATCTCGCAAATTTTGGTATTTTGGGTACATTTGTTGGGATGCTGACTGATTCTAGAAGCTTCTTATCCTACACAAGGCATGAGTATTTTCGGAGAATTCTATGTGATTTAATCGGAAGTTGGGCTGAAAAGGGTGAGGTGCCCTATGATTTAAATCTTTTAGGAAAGTTAGTTGAAGACATATGTTACTACAATGCAAGAGATTATTTTAAACTTCATGAGAAATAG